The following are encoded in a window of Impatiens glandulifera chromosome 5, dImpGla2.1, whole genome shotgun sequence genomic DNA:
- the LOC124937753 gene encoding chloride channel protein CLC-d-like — protein sequence MLSNHLQEDGLETAKLVWSRLPNSEDGERDVGTSKKNDGSSVESLDYEVIENYAYRVEQAQRGKLYVGFYVVMKWFLALLIGIGTGLAAVFINISVENFAGWKFSLTFSIIQKSYVAGFLVYVLINLGLVLSSVCIITYFAPAASGSGIPEIKGYLNGIDTHGVLLFRTLIGKIFGSIGSVGGGLALGKEGPLVHIGACIASLLGQGGTTKYHIHSRWLHIFQSERDRRDLVTCGCAAGVAAAFRSPVGGILFALEEVTSWWRSQLMWRVFFTSAIVAVVVRTAMGWCKSGKCGHFGTGGFIIWDVSDGQEDYSFEELLPMAVIGVIGGLLGALFNQLTLYMTSWRRNSLHKKGNRVKIIEVCLISLITSAISFGLPLFRKCTPCPDSDSDSGIECPRPPGMYGNYVNFYCGKEKEYNDLATIFFNTQDDAIRNLFSAKTIHEFSAQSLLTFLVMFYSLAVVTFGTAVPAGQFVPGIMIGSTYGRLVGMFVVSFYKKLNIEEGTYALLGAASFLGGSMRMTVSLCVIMVEITNNLKLLPLIMLVLLISKTVGDAFNEGLYEEQAHLKGIPLLESRPKYQMRYIKAKDACGSQRVVYFPCIVRVADIVSILKSNNHNGFPVIDHKRNGETLVIGLMLRSHLLVLLQSKVDFQHGPYQSESRGGSLPIRHNLSEFVKPVSSKGITIEEILLSPDDLEMYIDLAPFVNSSPYVVPEDMSLTKVYNLFRQLGLRHVFVVPRASHVVGMITRKDLLIEENDDYGSLELQSTTVRGQKKPERRRQFTRNGDAELPLLNM from the exons ATGCTATCGAATCATCTTCAGGAGGACGGGTTGGAGACCGCCAAGCTTGTTTGGTCTCGGCTGCCAAATTCAGAAGATGGTGAACGTGACGTTGGAACATCGAAGAAAAATGATGGAAGCAGTGTGGAGAGTTTAGATTATGAAGTTATTGAGAATTATGCTTATAGAGTAGAACAG GCACAAAGAGGGAAGCTTTATGTTGGATTCTATGTAGTTATGAAATGGTTCCTGGCATTACTTATTGGGATTG GTACTGGATTGGCAGCTGTATTCATTAACATTTCAGTTGAGAACTTTGCTGGATGGAAGTTCTCATTGACTTTTTCTATAATTCAGAAGTCGTATGTTGCTGGGTTTTTGGTATATGTGCTGATTAACTTGGGTCTAGTCTTGTCTTCTGTAtgtattattacatattttgcACCAGCTGCGTCTGGATCTGGTATTCCTGAAattaagggttatttgaatG GCATAGATACCCATGGTGTTCTCCTGTTCAGAACCTTAATAGGGAAG ATATTTGGAAGCATTGGTTCAGTTGGAGGTGGTCTAGCCCTTGGAAAAGAAGGCCCTCTTGTGCACATTGGTGCTTGTATTGCTTCCCTCCTTGGTCAG GGTGGAACCACAAAGTATCATATTCACTCAAGATGGTTACATATCTTTCAAAGTGAACGGGATCGTCGAGATCTT GTAACCTGTGGATGTGCAGCTGGAGTTGCTGCTGCCTTTAGATCTCCAGTTGGTGGTATTCTATTCGCTCTAGAAGAAGTTACATCATG GTGGAGGAGTCAACTTATGTGGCGCGTCTTTTTTACTTCTGCCATTGTAGCTGTTGTGGTGCGTACAGCAATGGGATGGTGCAAGAGTGGAAAATGTGGGCATTTCGGCACTGGTGGTTTCATAATTTGGGATGTCTCAGA TGGTCAAGAGGACTACTCATTTGAGGAGTTGCTGCCCATGGCTGTCATTGGTGTTATAGGTGGTCTTCTTG GAGCCTTATTTAATCAGCTTACTCTTTATATGACTTCTTGGAGACGGAATTCCTTGCACAAGAAAGGCAACCGAGTCAAA ATTATTGAAGTGTGTCTTATCTCCTTGATAACCTCAGCCATTTCCTTTGGATTACCACTTTTTAGAAAATGCACTCCTTGTCCAGACTCTGATTCAGACTCTGGTATTGAATGCCCTCGTCCACCAGGAATGTACGGGAATTATGTAAAT TTCTACTGTGGCAAGGAGAAAGAATATAACGACCTTGCAACTATCTTCTTCAATACTCAG GATGATGCCATAAGGAATCTATTTAGTGCAAAAACTATTCATGAATTCAGTGCCCAAAGCCTGCTGACTTTTTTG GTTATGTTCTACTCCTTAGCAGTGGTGACATTTGGGACTGCTGTCCCTGCTGGTCAGTTTGTTCCTGGGATTATGATAGGTTCAACATATGGGAGACTTGTTGGGATGTTTGTTGTCAGTTTCTACAAAAAGCTTAACATTGAAGAGGGCAC ATATGCACTACTAGGAGCTGCTTCATTCCTTGGAGGTTCCATGCGGATGACAGTTTCATTGTGTGTAATTATGGTTGAGATTACAAATAACTTGAAGCTCTTACCTTTGATCATGCTGGTTCTTCTAATATCCAAG ACTGTTGGGGATGCATTTAATGAAGGTCTATATGAAGAGCAAGCTCACCTAAAGGGGATTCCATTGCTTGAATCAAGGCCCAAGTACCAGATGAGATATATAAAGGCAAAGGATGCATGCGGAAGTCAACGG GTGGTGTATTTTCCATGCATTGTCAGGGTTGCTGATATAGTTTCTATTTTAAAGAGCAATAATCACAATGGTTTTCCT GTTATTGATCACAAGAGAAATGGAGAAACACTTGTTATTGGACTCATGCTTCGCAG CCACTTATTGGTACTTCTGCAATCTAAGGTAGATTTTCAACATGGTCCTTATCAATCTGAATCAAGAGGTGGTTCCTTGCCTATCAG GCACAACTTAAGTGAATTCGTGAAACCTGTTTCAAGTAAAGGAATAACGATTGAAGAAATCCTGCTAAGTCCGGATGACTTGGAAATGTACATAGATCTAGCTCCATTTGTTAACTCTTCTCCTTATGTTGTCCCAGAAGACATGTCTTTAACAAAG GTGTACAATCTTTTTCGTCAACTCGGACTAAGACACGTGTTTGTTGTTCCTCGTGCTTCTCATGTTGTTGGAATGATTACAAGAAAGGATTTATTGATCGAG GAGAATGACGATTATGGGTCCTTAGAACTTCAATCGACTACTGTAAG AGGCCAGAAGAAGCCCGAGAGAAGAAGACAGTTCACTCGTAATGGAGACGCAGAGCTTCCACTTCTGAACATGTAA
- the LOC124938306 gene encoding transcription termination factor MTEF18, mitochondrial-like, which produces MIHSQKLRFHSFLKRNHLPLQESFLRPTVSHHITETIRFYGSRKLVPSDNNPIQDDTSASNTSSSAVYEAQTALLEYLHSTRGFLFTDAEYISHHSPLYLQKLLKRVKIDEDVKRSITRFLRYHPINEFEPFFESLGLNPSEYSSFLPRDLMYLDDDQTLLQSYNLLCNYGFPRSMLGRIYKEAMDVFRSDHNLLQSRLQAIEQNIGLSQDLVVKIVCSSPCLLMGDLDRDQYVLKMLDRLKSVKIEVDWISNHLDVVYNWKLLLELLNLLSNIISSDEQLRNLIYQNPGLLFDSSGNTTYSLISFLLKFGWDRNELRSFLLSFPQINFAEFVRNFRRSYRFLVEIDMDPQGIGNIVSEHPLLLGSCNLPSASGILKTLQTENMRLCDIINENPLILKDVLGLKVNSLPTLNEESHAMRAKFLLELGFFKDSNETKKALKLFRGSGRELQDRFEFLIKIGISKEDVIGMIKVAPQILNQSKELMEMKIDFIVNGLGYPLSAVVNFPSCICYTIQRVKLRLSMYGWLRDKGSVEANRSFSTLLSISDDAFMKRYVDKHSKGNAMWKKLKEQFCSS; this is translated from the coding sequence ATGATCCATTCACAAAAGCTTAGATTCCATTCCTTTCTTAAACGGAATCACCTTCCATTACAAGAATCATTTTTACGGCCGACTGTATCTCATCACATTACAGAAACCATTAGGTTTTATGGAAGTAGAAAGTTAGTTCCTTCCGACAATAACCCAATTCAAGATGACACTTCAGCTTCCAATACTTCTTCTTCCGCTGTTTATGAAGCCCAAACCGCTTTATTAGAATACCTTCATTCCACTAGAGGCTTCTTATTCACAGATGCAGAGTATATTAGTCATCATTCACCTCTTTATCTTCAGAAATTGTTAAAAAGAGTTAAGATTGATGAAGATGTAAAACGTTCCATTACCAGATTCTTAAGGTATCACCCCATTAATGAATTTGAACCATTCTTTGAGAGCTTAGGTTTAAACCCTTCTGAATACTCTTCCTTTCTTCCTCGTGACTTAATGTACCTTGATGATGATCAGACCTTACTACAAAGCTACAATCTTTTATGTAACTACGGTTTTCCTCGAAGTATGTTGGGAAGGATATACAAGGAGGCAATGGATGTATTTAGAAGTGATCATAATCTGCTTCAGTCCAGGCTTCAAGCGATAGAACAGAATATTGGTCTGAGCCAGGATCTAGTTGTGAAGATTGTTTGCTCAAGTCCATGTCTTTTAATGGGTGATCTTGATCGTGATCAATATGTTCTAAAGATGTTGGACAGGTTGAAGAGTGTAAAGATAGAAGTCGATTGGATTTCAAATCATTTAGATGTTGTATACAATTGGAAACTCTTGCTCGAGCTTCTAAACCTACTCAGCAATATAATTTCCTCCGATGAACAGTTAAGAAACTTGATCTATCAGAATCCGGGTCTTCTCTTTGATTCTTCGGGAAACACAACTTACTCGTTGATTTCCTTCTTGTTGAAATTTGGTTGGGATAGAAACGAATTGCGTTCTTTCCTCTTATCTTTCCCTCAAATTAATTTCGCTGAATTTGTACGCAACTTTAGAAGAAGCTATCGGTTTTTAGTTGAAATAGATATGGATCCTCAAGGTATAGGAAATATTGTGTCTGAGCATCCTCTATTGCTAGGTTCATGTAACTTACCATCAGCTTCCGGTATACTTAAAACCCTTCAAACCGAGAACATGAGGCTATGTGATATCATAAACGAGAATCCTCTCATATTGAAGGATGTATTAGGGTTAAAGGTTAACTCATTGCCTACCTTGAACGAAGAGTCTCATGCAATGAGGGCAAAGTTCTTATTAGAATTGGGTTTCTTCAAGGACTCAAACGAAACAAAAAAGGCTCTCAAGTTGTTTCGAGGAAGTGGGAGGGAACTTCAGGACAGGtttgaatttctcatcaaaatTGGTATTAGTAAGGAAGATGTTATTGGAATGATCAAAGTAGCGCCACAGATTCTTAATCAGTCGAAAGAGTTGATGGAGATGAAGATAGATTTTATTGTTAATGGTTTGGGTTACCCATTATCGGCTGTGGTGAACTTTCCATCGTGTATTTGCTATACGATTCAACGGGTGAAGCTTAGGCTTTCCATGTATGGTTGGCTTAGAGATAAAGGATCGGTAGAGGCTAATCGATCATTTTCTACCCTTCTTTCGATCTCAGATGATGCGTTTATGAAGAGGTATGTTGATAAACACTCAAAAGGTAATGCTATGTGGAAGAAATTGAAAGAACAGTTTTGTTCTAGTTGA
- the LOC124938027 gene encoding cyclin-T1-3-like isoform X1, which produces MSRIYTHHSEGGSLPGGGGKMISYKRGYGAIDPVDSSNCYDFNQSQSRNYNNNNHNENWRKLGNHAHVDNHLNRDSSAPFLKRRKFSASSCEGSRRDNHPNTYNHVQSMSNQSVETRFCPNGILARESSSILPAHTIFDGNGRSYVTNKPDLPKLEDVDTGMVFMSRGEIERCSPSRKDGIDAVHEMHLRYSYSIFLQNLGMQLDLPQTTIGTAIILCHRFFLRRSHACHDRFLIATAAIFLVSKSEDTPRPLNNVLRLSSEILHKQDFAYLSYRFPIDWFEKYKERVFEAEHLILTTLNFELHVNHPYAPLTSILNKFGLGQVLENFALSLISEGLRSSLWLQFKPHQIAAGAVFLATKYLNMDLSCHYIWKEFGTSSFILEDVARQLMELF; this is translated from the exons ATGTCCAGAATATACACTCACCATAGTGAAGGCGGATCTTTACCTGGAGGTGGAGGAAAGATGATTAGCTATAAGAGAGGCTATGGTGCCATTGATCCTGTTGACAGCAGCAACTGTTATGATTTCAATCAATCTCAATCAAggaactataataataataatcataatgaAAATTGGAGAAAATTGGGCAATCATGCTCATGTTGATAATCATCTCAACAGAGATTCTTCTGCACCTTTCTTGAAGAGAAGGAAATTTTCAGCTTCATCATGTGAAGGCAGTAGAAGAGACAATCATCCAAACACATATAATCATGTCCAATCCATGTCAAATCAATCTGTGGAAACTAGATTTTGCCCAAATGGTATTTTGGCACGTGAAAGTAGTTCAATTCTTCCGGCTCATACAATTTTTGATGGAAATGGCCGCTCTTATGTAACAAATAAACCAGACCTTCCAAAATTGGAGGATGTGGATACTGGCATGGTTTTTATGTCAAGGGGTGAAATTGAAAGATGCTCTCCTTCAAGGAAAGATGGTATTGATGCTGTGCATGAAATGCACTTGAGATACTCATACTCCATTTTTTTGCAGAATCTTGGCATGCAACTTGATTT GCCACAGACAACCATTGGAACTGCAATAATTCTATGCCACCGCTTTTTTCTTCGAAGATCTCATGCTTGTCATGATAGATTT TTGATTGCAACTGCTGCAATTTTCTTGGTTTCGAAGTCTGAGGATACTCCACGGCCTCTAAACAATGTGTTGAGATTGTCATCTGAAATTCTTCATAAGCAGGACTTCGCATACCTTTCGTACCGTTTTCCTATT GACTGGTTTGAGAAGTACAAGGAACGGGTTTTTGAGGCGGAGCATTTGATATTGACAACTCTGAATTTTGAGTTACATGTCAATCATCCTTATGCCCCTCTTACATCGATTCTCAATAAATTTGGTCTTGGCCAAGTCCTGGAGAATTTTGCCCTGAGTTTGATAAGTGAAGG GTTGAGGAGTTCTTTGTGGCTTCAATTTAAACCACACCAGATTGCTGCTGGAGCTGTATTCTTAGCaaccaaatatttaaacatGGATCTTTCATGTCATTACATCTGGAAGGAGTTTGGAACCTCATCATTCATACTGGAAG ATGTAGCCCGACAGTTGATGGAGCTATTTTAG
- the LOC124938027 gene encoding cyclin-T1-3-like isoform X2, translated as MSRIYTHHSEGGSLPGGGGKMISYKRGYGAIDPVDSSNCYDFNQSQSRNYNNNNHNENWRKLGNHAHVDNHLNRDSSAPFLKRRKFSASSCEGSRRDNHPNTYNHVQSMSNQSVETRFCPNGILARESSSILPAHTIFDGNGRSYVTNKPDLPKLEDVDTGMVFMSRGEIERCSPSRKDGIDAVHEMHLRYSYSIFLQNLGMQLDLPQTTIGTAIILCHRFFLRRSHACHDRFLIATAAIFLVSKSEDTPRPLNNVLRLSSEILHKQDFAYLSYRFPIDWFEKYKERVFEAEHLILTTLNFELHVNHPYAPLTSILNKFGLGQVLENFALSLISEGVYTR; from the exons ATGTCCAGAATATACACTCACCATAGTGAAGGCGGATCTTTACCTGGAGGTGGAGGAAAGATGATTAGCTATAAGAGAGGCTATGGTGCCATTGATCCTGTTGACAGCAGCAACTGTTATGATTTCAATCAATCTCAATCAAggaactataataataataatcataatgaAAATTGGAGAAAATTGGGCAATCATGCTCATGTTGATAATCATCTCAACAGAGATTCTTCTGCACCTTTCTTGAAGAGAAGGAAATTTTCAGCTTCATCATGTGAAGGCAGTAGAAGAGACAATCATCCAAACACATATAATCATGTCCAATCCATGTCAAATCAATCTGTGGAAACTAGATTTTGCCCAAATGGTATTTTGGCACGTGAAAGTAGTTCAATTCTTCCGGCTCATACAATTTTTGATGGAAATGGCCGCTCTTATGTAACAAATAAACCAGACCTTCCAAAATTGGAGGATGTGGATACTGGCATGGTTTTTATGTCAAGGGGTGAAATTGAAAGATGCTCTCCTTCAAGGAAAGATGGTATTGATGCTGTGCATGAAATGCACTTGAGATACTCATACTCCATTTTTTTGCAGAATCTTGGCATGCAACTTGATTT GCCACAGACAACCATTGGAACTGCAATAATTCTATGCCACCGCTTTTTTCTTCGAAGATCTCATGCTTGTCATGATAGATTT TTGATTGCAACTGCTGCAATTTTCTTGGTTTCGAAGTCTGAGGATACTCCACGGCCTCTAAACAATGTGTTGAGATTGTCATCTGAAATTCTTCATAAGCAGGACTTCGCATACCTTTCGTACCGTTTTCCTATT GACTGGTTTGAGAAGTACAAGGAACGGGTTTTTGAGGCGGAGCATTTGATATTGACAACTCTGAATTTTGAGTTACATGTCAATCATCCTTATGCCCCTCTTACATCGATTCTCAATAAATTTGGTCTTGGCCAAGTCCTGGAGAATTTTGCCCTGAGTTTGATAAGTGAAGG GGTATATACAAGATAG